Within Labrus bergylta chromosome 18, fLabBer1.1, whole genome shotgun sequence, the genomic segment GTGGAGACGACAGAAGGTAGGCTCCAAATAAAGCCATAGATAACGACCTAATTAGCTTTCAATATTATGCCATTGATCCTCTCCTTTTGTGTCCTTTTTAGTGTCTTTGTGTGGAGGTGTGTCCATGCCCATCACTGAGAACAACACTTGGACCATTCTGCCTCAGAAATTCTCCCAGCAATGctcctcagaggaaaaaaaaaactgcttgaaaagaagaaaagaatgagaagaagaggagagaccTGGCAGCTTGTTAATGAGTCGATGTGTTGATCTTACTTACTGCCTCAAAACTAGGTGCATGCATATGTGCAAGGctcattttcatgacagcatcaGTTGTGATTGtgaacaaagacagagagcCTACAGCCCTGCTCCTACTACATCacatcttcattaaaaaaaaaaaagaaaaaaaaaaaaaaactcttataCAGTACGTGCATATCATTAcagtgcaggttttttttaaatgagtctACATGTCCTgaatggcagtttttttttttgccacttgGAGGTCTAAGAAATTGTGTTACTGACAATGCcatttttgaaaaacatgtaGCAAACTGAATTGGCCTTATCTGAGTGTTCAGTTTTTGAgggtttggatttcttttgtaTTCTGTTGGGGTTATTTTTGGAATCATGGAGTCAATTGTTTATTCCATTTTTACTGGTAATTCCAAATCCTGTGGCCTTCCTCCTGAATGTAACATCCACTGTTATGTTCTGGATGTCAGCATGCCAAAGCATACTATGCACTGTACACCTGACCTGCTCACTGTGTTACCCTGACGGCTCATTTATGGTTTGTTCCTGTGGTTGTGTTGTTGACTGGTTGACCTCAAACCTCCCTCGGCAGTGTTTCCTCCCATGACATGTTACACGTGTGCATACCTGTATGAGGATTTGTTTGTGGTTAGTGGGTGTGCATGGCTTACTGGAAGACAAATCCGTCCGGACCAAATtcctcagaaaacaaaaaaagaacagctgtAAATTGATGTTTCAATGCACTGTTGCAAATCTTTGGGTCATTTTTCAGTGTGCTGCTATGACGTATTATTGTCGCATTTTCAAGAATATGAACAGTGTGACTTTTTCCAATAGTAAGCTAAATGTTTTGTGTAATCAGATATTATACTTAAATGGAATGTTTTATCAGAGAGAAATTATGAAAAGTGCAAAACATTTTGCTTCTAACTACAGActaactacaaaaaaaagttgctgcATATTTTGATTTACATTATACCAGTGTAAATAACATTTGTACATAttctttttgtatattttttgtgaGATGTTTCTTAAATTccactttaataaaaaaaaagaagcaaccTTGACCCTGTGTTTTAAACTTTGAGTGACATAAAATCACAGACAGTGCCAAGAACATAAATCAAGTCCTGTTGatgcaggagagaaaacaagCTATCGGTGTGCATACCAACCTTTTTCTCACTTATCACGTAATTAGAAACATTTCTTGGCTGCCCTTTGATTATTCTAATTTAATTAGGAAATGCCCCATGTCACCTCAGTAACATGATTACTTTTCTGCTTGAAATGAGAGACGAATCATGTGTCTGAATTTCAATCAatttaattttcatgaaacaaatacaatatAGCTTAGCTCTTTTTATTCATACATATGGcctatttacatttttttttttacatacaaatgAGAATCTTATCACTGAACACTGTGACTGCACCTTTTCTCTAACTACATGACGAATCACAgttaaatattgtatttaaCTGATTTTAGCTTGCTGTAACAATAGGGGTAGTTAGTAATTTTAAATAGGAATTCAAAAATATCAGGGATAGTCCAAAGTAATAAATTACCCCCACTTACCAGCTTAAGAGGTACACTTGTACTTTTAAAGACCATAAcatataatttacatttttgctgTCTGTCATTTCCAGGGTCACTGTTTAGGCAGAATAGATTTGAATTCAGTATAATGAAAGGTGCctgtaattttctaaaaaaacagGCATATGTGGGTAATAAGTTATTTAATGCAGTTAAGTAAAGTCATAGTTTgactgaaaaggagcttccgcAGGAGCAGCCGTGATCGGCTTGAGGATTCTTGAGCACCAGGAAGGCCGAGCGGATCAACTCTTGGGTAAAGTCCAGAGTGGCTCCTTTCACAAACTCCAGACTGTCCTGGTCTACGATGACGCCCACTCCTCCCTGTTGGAAAACCCTGAAATGCAGAGCAGGAGTGGAAGCAGGAGGAAACAAGAGTTGACTGGTGTGATgaaaaacaatgacaacaatAGAGCGAGTTCCAACAATATTTGTTTACCTGTCATCTTCGCTCTTGTTACCATCAATAGAAAACTTGTACTGGAACCCAGAGCAGCCTCCTCCCTCCACATGTATCCTCAGGTACTCTCCCTTCCCCGTGATCTCACTTAGTCTCTGTTAAAAGAGGGACATAAACAGGATGCAGTTATGACTTTTCTTTTACAAGCTTGTTGTTTTAACTCGTCTAAtcagaagtacaaaaaaaaaaaggtgctttgTCACTGGTGTCTGCTCACCTTCACGCATGACTCAGTGAGAACTACTGTTTCTTCAGGTGGATTTGACTCCGCTTG encodes:
- the isca2 gene encoding iron-sulfur cluster assembly 2 homolog, mitochondrial codes for the protein MSFAARAMIAASKSKVLSLARASTLLHGSNVGHRLPPTSLPLNKAGIQRYSTSNQEMQAESNPPEETVVLTESCVKRLSEITGKGEYLRIHVEGGGCSGFQYKFSIDGNKSEDDRVFQQGGVGVIVDQDSLEFVKGATLDFTQELIRSAFLVLKNPQADHGCSCGSSFSVKL